One Cryobacterium psychrophilum DNA segment encodes these proteins:
- a CDS encoding SDR family oxidoreductase codes for MAHVYPIVTVPDLTGTLTVITGANSGLGFGLTSRVAAAGGEVILAVRNLEKGEAAIARIREQTPTASLSLRRLDLASLASVAEFGAQLSSEGRPINVLINNAGIMMAPQRNTTEDGLELQFGTNHLGHFALTAHLMPLLRSAGTSRVVSLSSLIARSGRLDFNDLQGIRYSPTRAYGLSKLATLMFARELNRRSVAAGWGIRSIAAHPGATLTNLQVTGPTHGGASARLMRGFIGATRGVGWMWQHIPEGILPALYAATDPHAAGGGFYGPDGFGELTGGPAPARIPARALNDADAERLWRASEHLTRMEFPHNVPV; via the coding sequence ATGGCACACGTCTACCCGATCGTGACCGTGCCCGACCTCACCGGGACCCTGACCGTGATCACCGGCGCGAACAGCGGTCTCGGCTTCGGACTCACCTCCCGGGTCGCTGCGGCCGGCGGCGAGGTGATCCTCGCCGTACGCAACCTCGAGAAGGGTGAAGCGGCGATCGCTCGGATTCGCGAGCAGACTCCGACGGCAAGCCTCAGCCTGCGTCGCCTTGACCTGGCCAGCCTCGCCAGCGTCGCCGAATTCGGCGCCCAGTTATCCAGCGAAGGCCGCCCGATCAACGTGCTCATCAACAACGCCGGCATCATGATGGCGCCCCAGCGAAACACGACCGAAGACGGTCTGGAACTGCAGTTCGGCACCAATCACCTCGGTCATTTCGCTCTCACCGCGCACCTGATGCCTCTGCTGCGCTCCGCCGGAACCAGCCGCGTTGTGAGTCTCTCGAGCCTCATCGCCCGTTCGGGGCGCCTCGACTTCAACGACCTGCAGGGCATTCGCTACTCGCCGACGCGCGCCTACGGGCTCTCGAAGCTGGCCACGCTCATGTTTGCGCGAGAGCTCAACCGCCGCAGCGTCGCTGCCGGGTGGGGAATCCGCAGTATTGCCGCCCACCCGGGCGCAACGCTGACGAACCTGCAGGTGACCGGGCCCACCCATGGCGGGGCCTCCGCACGCCTCATGCGGGGCTTCATCGGGGCGACGCGGGGCGTTGGCTGGATGTGGCAGCACATTCCAGAGGGCATCCTCCCCGCCCTCTACGCCGCGACCGACCCGCACGCGGCCGGCGGAGGCTTCTACGGACCCGATGGTTTCGGCGAGCTGACCGGCGGCCCGGCCCCCGCACGCATTCCCGCACGCGCACTCAACGACGCCGACGCCGAGCGGCTGTGGCGCGCCTCGGAGCACCTCACCCGCATGGAGTTTCCGCACAACGTTCCCGTCTGA
- a CDS encoding alpha/beta fold hydrolase: MKRWTVGSRQDRPFRPSFRRTPILHIAADQGSGPVVILVHGIASSSVTFQDVIPLLVTQHRVIAIDILGFGESPAPDGCEYRLEDHVRALAATIRSLKIHEPFLLVGHSLGSLIGTRYAALNRRGTGRSLWNRLARQGPVRRLVLVGPPVYTSPQDIGDARVRARVAAYLRAYDYLRTNRDFTLANAAIISRLLPRGVFQITTKTWTPFVKSLEHCIESQTVVSDVASLHLPVDVVYGALDQFIAPGSLTVIERMRHVTMHRVEANDHIIRRGLARVLVRVIEADTADPDRAAEPATGSS, encoded by the coding sequence ATGAAGAGGTGGACGGTGGGTAGCCGGCAGGATCGGCCCTTCCGTCCATCCTTCCGCCGTACGCCGATCCTGCACATTGCGGCGGATCAGGGTTCCGGCCCCGTCGTTATCCTCGTTCACGGGATCGCCTCCTCGTCGGTGACATTTCAAGACGTGATCCCGCTTCTCGTGACACAACATCGGGTTATCGCCATCGATATCCTGGGTTTCGGGGAGTCGCCGGCACCGGACGGGTGTGAGTATCGGCTTGAGGATCATGTGCGAGCGCTGGCCGCGACCATCCGCTCACTGAAGATTCACGAGCCCTTCCTGTTGGTCGGGCACTCGCTTGGAAGCCTCATCGGCACCCGCTACGCCGCTCTGAACCGGCGCGGCACCGGGAGATCCCTCTGGAATCGGCTCGCTCGCCAGGGGCCGGTACGCCGGCTCGTGCTCGTCGGACCTCCGGTCTACACGTCTCCGCAAGACATCGGTGATGCGCGCGTACGCGCCAGGGTCGCGGCCTACCTGCGTGCCTACGACTATCTGCGAACCAACCGGGATTTCACGCTCGCCAACGCCGCGATCATCTCGCGCCTGCTGCCCAGGGGCGTCTTCCAGATCACCACGAAGACGTGGACGCCGTTCGTCAAATCGCTCGAGCACTGCATCGAGTCGCAGACCGTCGTGAGCGACGTCGCGAGCCTGCACTTGCCCGTCGACGTGGTCTACGGCGCGCTCGACCAGTTCATCGCCCCCGGCAGTCTCACCGTGATCGAGCGCATGCGCCATGTCACCATGCACCGCGTCGAGGCGAACGACCACATCATTCGCCGGGGCCTCGCGCGGGTTCTCGTGCGCGTCATCGAAGCGGATACCGCAGACCCCGACCGTGCTGCGGAACCGGCGACCGGCAGCAGCTGA
- a CDS encoding DUF4349 domain-containing protein: MRRSWTRTGALTAVVLTALLLAGCTANGGGSSSPSEGGAPNVGVIEPGVRDETTGFAADGMTSEVKTSNRDVVTTGSVSITVPDPIKSAQSAVTLTEQAGGRVDSRNEMPATDNQAASATLRLRIPADALDHTLIELKALGTVNYVSLNATDVTQQTKDLDARITALQTSVDRLLSLMSAASDTTDLITIEDALSSRQADLESLISQRNLLADQIDYSTITLDLYEDGIVAPGAPGDFWSGVVAGWLALVNTVGAVVVALGVALPWIGAIVIVGLIVLLIVRLFTRRRNAA, translated from the coding sequence ATGAGACGATCCTGGACACGCACCGGAGCACTGACCGCGGTCGTTCTCACGGCGCTTCTCCTAGCCGGCTGCACCGCCAATGGCGGCGGCTCCAGCAGCCCCAGTGAAGGCGGCGCGCCAAATGTGGGCGTGATCGAGCCGGGGGTCAGAGACGAAACCACAGGCTTCGCCGCTGACGGAATGACCAGCGAGGTGAAGACGTCCAATCGCGACGTTGTGACGACCGGGTCGGTGTCGATAACCGTGCCGGACCCGATCAAGTCCGCCCAGTCGGCTGTGACCCTCACCGAGCAGGCCGGCGGCCGGGTGGATTCCCGAAACGAGATGCCCGCGACCGACAACCAGGCGGCGAGCGCAACACTGAGGCTGCGCATCCCCGCGGATGCCCTCGATCACACGCTCATCGAGCTCAAGGCGCTCGGCACGGTGAATTACGTGTCACTCAATGCCACCGACGTGACCCAACAGACCAAAGACCTCGACGCGCGGATCACCGCGCTGCAGACGTCGGTTGACCGGCTCCTCTCCCTCATGAGCGCCGCAAGCGACACCACCGACCTGATTACAATCGAGGACGCACTGTCCAGCCGGCAGGCAGACCTGGAGAGCCTGATCTCGCAGCGCAACCTGCTCGCGGACCAGATCGACTACTCCACGATCACGCTGGATCTCTATGAGGACGGCATCGTGGCCCCCGGTGCCCCCGGCGATTTCTGGAGCGGGGTCGTCGCGGGCTGGCTCGCCCTCGTCAACACGGTCGGGGCGGTCGTCGTGGCCCTCGGCGTGGCTCTTCCCTGGATCGGCGCGATCGTGATTGTGGGGCTGATTGTGCTCCTGATCGTGCGCTTGTTCACGCGGAGGCGCAACGCTGCGTAG
- a CDS encoding threonine/serine ThrE exporter family protein, with protein sequence MNDLTGAIPLDHAAYTRAVLDLTMRLAEVIFTAGAGAEDATAAMEALTRAYGLKGTDANITHTIITLTMEDQSTHESITRSRNVKYRTLDYTKLTLTSELIAELIEHPVDIAEARKRLAIIVSSKPQVTVRYRRLGWSIVGFGAAALIGGGPVVMIAAFIATYFIDLITSTLANRQVPLFYQTVAGGAIGPLSAGVVHFIEPTANSSIVVVATIIMLLAGVTTFGAVHDTLSGFYLTGTARMVEAVLITGGLVTGVAGASLFVSRFGLDLSVESRWQPTFLDLPLLLAASVVIVIGFALAVQVPWRAFWVVCLLGALAEFLYLLGALAGFGLVWASGISAIGVGLAASVAARLVRTPPLVIVVTALVPLVPGLILFRGLLQLSNGDINGLLNLLTAAAVALALAAGAILAQYVVQYVWGPARRLQRRFVGPLMALPVRLSRTGAKRI encoded by the coding sequence ATGAACGACCTCACCGGGGCCATTCCGCTCGATCACGCGGCCTACACGCGAGCGGTCCTCGACCTCACTATGCGCCTCGCCGAGGTGATCTTCACCGCCGGTGCTGGTGCGGAAGACGCGACCGCTGCGATGGAAGCACTCACCCGGGCCTACGGCCTCAAGGGCACGGACGCGAACATCACGCACACGATCATCACGCTCACGATGGAAGACCAGTCCACCCACGAGTCCATCACCCGCAGCCGAAACGTGAAGTACCGCACGCTCGACTACACCAAGCTCACTCTCACGTCTGAGTTGATCGCCGAGCTCATCGAGCACCCGGTGGACATCGCAGAGGCCCGCAAACGCCTCGCCATCATCGTCAGTTCGAAGCCGCAGGTCACCGTGCGCTACCGCCGCCTCGGCTGGAGCATCGTCGGTTTCGGCGCCGCAGCGCTGATCGGTGGTGGCCCGGTCGTGATGATCGCGGCCTTCATCGCAACCTATTTCATCGACCTCATCACGTCGACCCTCGCGAACCGTCAGGTTCCCCTGTTCTATCAGACGGTCGCCGGCGGGGCCATCGGCCCCCTGTCCGCCGGGGTCGTGCATTTCATCGAGCCCACGGCCAATTCCTCGATCGTCGTGGTCGCGACGATCATCATGCTCCTGGCCGGGGTCACGACGTTCGGCGCCGTACACGACACCCTCTCGGGCTTCTACCTCACGGGAACCGCTCGAATGGTGGAGGCCGTACTCATCACCGGCGGGCTCGTCACCGGTGTGGCCGGAGCATCGTTGTTCGTGAGCCGCTTCGGACTCGACCTCAGTGTGGAGTCGCGCTGGCAGCCGACGTTCCTTGACCTGCCCCTGCTGCTGGCGGCATCCGTCGTGATCGTCATCGGATTCGCTCTTGCGGTTCAGGTGCCGTGGCGTGCCTTCTGGGTCGTGTGCCTGCTCGGCGCCCTCGCGGAATTCCTCTACCTGCTCGGCGCCCTCGCGGGTTTCGGCCTGGTGTGGGCCTCGGGGATCAGCGCGATCGGCGTGGGCCTCGCGGCCTCGGTCGCCGCGCGCCTGGTGCGGACGCCGCCGCTCGTCATCGTGGTCACGGCCCTCGTGCCGCTCGTTCCAGGACTGATTCTATTTCGGGGGCTGCTCCAGCTCTCCAACGGCGATATCAACGGACTGCTGAACCTGTTGACAGCCGCCGCGGTGGCGCTCGCCCTCGCAGCCGGCGCCATCCTGGCCCAGTACGTCGTTCAATACGTGTGGGGCCCCGCACGGCGCCTGCAACGACGGTTCGTGGGACCGCTCATGGCCCTGCCGGTTCGTTTGAGTCGTACCGGCGCCAAGCGCATCTAG
- a CDS encoding metal-dependent hydrolase yields MLPVEDTLVTYPSGAVETAATVAHVRDLTDGRRAVLLDVTSVHPVDAGWPDQGADRAVLRSGTDEIIVLDCVVGATDGADLYLGRDIPVGKGTEGWAFVVVHIVVGDCALAEGDSVATSVDVGFRARTSAGHTACHLASLALNLAVADRWKKEPRSDALGTPDFDGTAIDVSLITENTSTDTYRLGKSLRKKGFVTGGLEEALPTIERFINATLATWVATDAAVHIDRDGDRLTDRRYWALDLPGQTLRIPCGGTHVSALSELGSLRVILSMQDVEGTNVLTMVTRVG; encoded by the coding sequence ATGCTCCCCGTTGAAGACACGCTCGTCACCTATCCCTCGGGCGCTGTCGAGACCGCCGCAACCGTCGCGCACGTGCGAGACCTCACCGATGGGCGACGCGCGGTTCTGCTCGATGTGACCAGCGTGCACCCGGTCGATGCCGGTTGGCCTGACCAGGGCGCCGACCGTGCCGTGCTCCGCTCCGGCACCGACGAGATCATCGTGCTTGACTGCGTCGTGGGTGCCACCGACGGGGCGGACCTGTACCTTGGGCGCGACATCCCCGTGGGCAAGGGCACCGAGGGCTGGGCCTTCGTGGTGGTGCACATCGTCGTCGGCGACTGCGCCCTGGCCGAGGGCGATTCGGTTGCCACCAGCGTCGACGTGGGATTCCGTGCGCGCACATCAGCCGGACACACGGCCTGCCACCTCGCGTCGCTCGCTCTCAACCTCGCGGTCGCCGACCGCTGGAAGAAGGAGCCGCGCTCCGACGCGCTCGGCACCCCCGACTTCGACGGCACCGCCATCGACGTCTCGCTGATCACCGAGAACACGTCCACCGATACGTATCGGCTCGGCAAGTCGCTGCGTAAAAAAGGGTTCGTGACCGGGGGACTCGAAGAGGCCCTCCCCACGATCGAGCGTTTCATCAACGCAACACTCGCCACATGGGTCGCAACGGATGCCGCGGTGCACATCGATCGCGACGGCGACCGTCTCACGGACCGTCGTTACTGGGCCTTGGACCTTCCGGGCCAGACCCTCCGCATTCCATGCGGGGGCACGCACGTGAGCGCACTCAGCGAACTCGGCTCCCTGCGCGTGATCCTTTCAATGCAGGACGTGGAGGGCACGAACGTGCTCACGATGGTGACACGCGTCGGCTGA
- a CDS encoding CocE/NonD family hydrolase: MRTVTTLPHEVEEIEHLWIPMSDGVRLSARLWRPVLSGREPVPGVLEMIPYRKRDLTAQRDSINHPYMAGHGYACLRVDLRGSGDSEGVLTDEYLERELCDAEEVLAWMAAQPWCTGRTGMMGISWGGFNALQVAARRPPGLGAIITVCSSDDRYADDVHYMGGCLLSDNLSWASTMFAYTSCPPDPVIVGDRWREIWLGRLRHSGLWLEPWLRHQRRDAYWRRGSVKEDYSAIECPVLAVSGWADGYSNAVFRLLSGLHSPVRGLIGPWSHKYPHQGQPGPPIGFLQEAVIWWDHWLKDKRDNGAMDGPALTIWMQDTVRPATSYKHRPGRWVGEPSWPSPRIVETFYPLGLHRIAGPGESPEPSTELTVQSPLSVGQFAGKWCSYNAPPDMPYDQREEDGGSMVFDSDPLSERLEVLGAPLVELVLSADRPVAMVAVRLSDVAPDGEATRVSYGMRNLNHYGGSDAPQPLEPGERHRVTVQLNGMAQAFPAGHRLRISLSTSYWPLVWPPPESVRLTVDPGQSCLILPVRPVGVDAADPVPRFDEAEGAAPIAVTQKQPGEQVWHVSRNLVDLSAALTVVKDLGVVHFRDIDLLVTRRVDERYSFVGADFNSVRGETNWTMQFERGDWKVHTRTRTVLSSTPTDFHLYAELDAFEGGRRVMSKTWNTTIPRDCI, encoded by the coding sequence ATGCGTACCGTCACCACCTTGCCCCACGAGGTCGAGGAAATCGAACACCTGTGGATTCCCATGTCCGACGGCGTCCGGCTTTCCGCACGCCTGTGGCGCCCCGTTCTCTCGGGGCGCGAGCCCGTGCCCGGGGTGCTGGAGATGATTCCGTACCGCAAACGCGACCTCACCGCGCAGCGGGACTCCATCAACCATCCGTACATGGCCGGCCATGGCTACGCCTGCCTACGCGTCGACCTGCGCGGCAGCGGCGACTCCGAGGGGGTGCTCACCGACGAATACCTCGAGCGGGAGCTCTGCGACGCCGAGGAAGTGCTGGCGTGGATGGCGGCGCAGCCGTGGTGCACAGGGCGTACCGGGATGATGGGGATCTCGTGGGGAGGGTTCAACGCCCTGCAAGTCGCCGCGCGTCGGCCGCCGGGGCTGGGCGCCATCATCACCGTCTGTTCCTCCGACGACCGGTACGCCGACGACGTGCACTACATGGGCGGCTGTCTGCTCAGCGACAACCTGTCCTGGGCCTCGACGATGTTCGCCTACACCTCCTGCCCGCCCGATCCGGTAATCGTCGGTGATCGCTGGCGCGAAATCTGGTTGGGTCGGCTCCGGCACAGCGGGCTGTGGCTCGAGCCGTGGCTGCGACACCAACGCCGCGACGCGTACTGGCGGCGCGGTTCTGTCAAAGAGGACTACTCCGCGATCGAATGCCCGGTGCTCGCCGTGAGCGGCTGGGCCGACGGGTACTCCAACGCGGTGTTCCGACTGCTCTCGGGACTCCACAGCCCGGTCCGGGGCCTAATCGGCCCCTGGAGTCACAAATACCCGCACCAGGGCCAACCCGGCCCGCCGATCGGGTTCCTGCAGGAGGCCGTCATCTGGTGGGACCACTGGCTGAAGGATAAGCGTGACAACGGCGCGATGGACGGCCCGGCGCTGACCATCTGGATGCAGGACACGGTACGCCCCGCGACCAGCTACAAACATCGCCCGGGGCGCTGGGTGGGCGAGCCGAGCTGGCCCAGCCCGCGCATCGTTGAGACGTTTTACCCGCTCGGACTTCACCGGATCGCCGGGCCGGGGGAGTCCCCGGAGCCCAGCACGGAGCTGACGGTGCAGTCGCCGCTGTCGGTGGGGCAGTTCGCGGGAAAATGGTGTTCCTACAACGCCCCTCCGGACATGCCATACGACCAGCGCGAGGAGGACGGCGGCTCGATGGTCTTCGACAGCGACCCGCTGTCCGAACGCCTGGAGGTGCTCGGAGCGCCCCTCGTGGAGCTCGTGCTCTCCGCCGATCGTCCGGTCGCCATGGTGGCCGTGCGGCTGTCCGATGTCGCACCAGACGGCGAGGCGACCCGGGTCAGCTATGGCATGCGCAACCTGAACCACTACGGCGGCTCGGATGCCCCCCAGCCGCTGGAACCAGGTGAACGCCACAGGGTCACGGTGCAACTCAACGGAATGGCGCAGGCGTTCCCCGCGGGGCATCGGCTGCGGATCTCGCTCTCGACGTCGTATTGGCCGTTGGTCTGGCCGCCGCCGGAATCGGTGCGGCTGACGGTCGACCCCGGCCAGAGCTGCCTGATACTGCCTGTACGCCCGGTCGGCGTCGACGCCGCGGACCCGGTGCCGCGCTTCGACGAGGCGGAAGGGGCCGCGCCGATTGCCGTGACCCAGAAGCAACCCGGCGAGCAGGTCTGGCACGTCTCCCGGAACCTCGTCGACCTGTCGGCGGCCCTGACCGTGGTCAAAGACCTCGGCGTGGTGCACTTCCGCGACATCGACCTGCTCGTCACGCGCCGGGTGGACGAACGGTACAGCTTTGTCGGGGCGGATTTCAACTCCGTTCGCGGCGAGACCAACTGGACCATGCAGTTCGAGCGCGGCGATTGGAAGGTGCATACGAGAACGAGAACGGTGCTCAGCTCGACGCCCACCGATTTTCACCTCTACGCCGAACTCGACGCCTTCGAGGGTGGACGGCGGGTGATGTCCAAGACGTGGAACACCACGATCCCGCGCGATTGCATCTGA
- a CDS encoding ATP-grasp domain-containing protein produces MSRNIFVLGLDELNLSTLLRLADADQYDFHQLLTRRELQTGTVSVPELLDKARRQLDSFDGSIDAIMGYWDFPVSMMVPILCTHYGLPSAGLEAVLKCEHKYWSRLEQRKVIDEYVPFGLLDLTDDNPTLPAPLSYPVWIKPIKSTASQGALYVENDEQLRDSLDEERQVVDRIGGPFAEVLALVDLPAEIAAVGVQTCLVEEAATGQQVTVEGFSRGGRVEIYGVVDSVSYSGESSFLRYQYPSRLVPEHTLDYMGEVSRRVITALGLNNSTFNIEYFWDRVTERISLLEINARHSQSHALLFELVDGVANHAYMLDLALDRDPRRVELGKGAFPLAAKWFLRRFSNGLVRRVPTREEVAEIEGRIMGTTVCVTAPEGTRLSELDGEDSYSYVLAEIYTGGRDEQELSDKYTQCVEALNFTIDD; encoded by the coding sequence ATGAGCCGGAACATTTTCGTCCTCGGGCTTGACGAGCTCAACCTCTCGACGCTGCTCCGGCTGGCGGATGCCGATCAGTACGATTTTCATCAGCTACTCACGCGCCGAGAACTCCAGACCGGGACCGTCTCTGTTCCGGAGCTGCTGGACAAGGCCCGGCGCCAACTGGATTCCTTCGATGGTTCCATCGACGCCATCATGGGCTACTGGGACTTCCCGGTGAGCATGATGGTCCCCATATTGTGCACGCACTACGGATTGCCTTCGGCGGGCCTCGAAGCCGTCCTGAAATGCGAGCACAAATACTGGAGCCGGCTGGAACAACGCAAGGTGATCGACGAATACGTGCCCTTCGGCCTCCTCGACCTGACTGACGATAACCCCACCCTTCCGGCGCCGCTCTCCTACCCGGTCTGGATCAAGCCGATCAAGTCCACCGCATCCCAGGGCGCCCTCTATGTCGAGAACGATGAGCAGCTCCGGGACTCCCTGGATGAGGAGCGCCAGGTGGTTGATCGGATTGGAGGCCCCTTCGCCGAGGTCCTCGCCCTGGTCGACCTGCCCGCGGAGATCGCCGCGGTCGGCGTCCAGACCTGCCTGGTCGAGGAGGCCGCCACCGGCCAACAGGTCACCGTCGAGGGTTTCAGTCGCGGCGGCCGAGTCGAAATCTACGGGGTGGTCGACTCGGTCAGTTACAGCGGTGAGTCCAGCTTCCTGCGCTATCAGTACCCTTCGCGGCTCGTCCCGGAGCACACCCTGGATTATATGGGCGAGGTGTCTCGCCGCGTGATCACAGCCCTCGGGCTGAACAACAGCACGTTCAACATCGAGTACTTCTGGGACCGGGTAACCGAGCGGATCAGTCTGCTTGAGATCAACGCCCGGCATTCCCAGTCGCACGCCCTGCTGTTCGAGCTCGTCGACGGTGTGGCCAATCATGCGTACATGCTCGACCTGGCCCTGGATCGTGACCCGCGCCGCGTCGAACTGGGGAAGGGGGCGTTCCCCTTGGCGGCGAAATGGTTCCTGCGGCGTTTCTCCAACGGTCTGGTGCGCCGCGTACCGACACGTGAGGAGGTCGCCGAGATCGAGGGCCGCATTATGGGCACTACGGTTTGCGTCACCGCTCCGGAGGGGACGAGGCTCTCGGAGCTCGATGGCGAAGACAGCTACAGCTACGTTCTGGCGGAAATCTACACCGGCGGACGCGACGAGCAGGAATTGAGCGACAAATACACCCAGTGCGTCGAGGCACTCAACTTCACGATTGATGACTAA
- a CDS encoding VOC family protein, whose protein sequence is MIKLLSHLSHVRLAAADVEASVLFYSGQLGLREVYRDHGSVYLRTSDDFYLFSLVVEPGPEPALVSLGWRTVSEAALDEAAERVQSSGVEGQWRQPAFGRGRSFVFTGPWGHTMELFAHAEKFRPPQHAAEAEAGTADVRALDHVTIATTEVTACVTWHSDVLGLQLQPETQLDSSDITVYAVLGTNAASRELGVVLDSSSRPGRINHVAYRLDTRQALLDAAPALTAGGVRIEHGPSTHLEYGPSIHVLGEQNYLYVREPSGLRVELTTGGFLPAVPDRTPALWRPSPGPGNFYLNARMPLSMTEGFPPDGSPTATEEGLVPGTETRLVPPIIPRRMH, encoded by the coding sequence ATGATCAAGCTGCTCTCCCACCTCTCGCACGTTCGGCTGGCGGCGGCGGACGTCGAGGCATCCGTTCTCTTCTACAGCGGGCAGCTGGGCCTGCGCGAGGTCTACCGCGACCATGGTTCGGTCTACCTGCGCACGAGCGACGACTTCTACCTGTTCAGCCTCGTGGTCGAGCCTGGACCCGAACCCGCGCTGGTGAGCCTGGGCTGGCGCACGGTGAGCGAGGCTGCGCTCGACGAGGCGGCGGAGCGAGTGCAGTCGTCCGGGGTGGAGGGGCAGTGGCGACAGCCTGCGTTCGGGCGCGGCCGCTCCTTCGTGTTCACGGGGCCGTGGGGGCACACGATGGAGTTGTTCGCCCACGCCGAAAAGTTTCGACCGCCACAACACGCCGCAGAGGCGGAGGCCGGCACGGCAGACGTGCGAGCGCTCGACCATGTGACGATCGCGACGACCGAGGTGACCGCCTGCGTCACGTGGCACAGCGACGTTCTCGGACTGCAGCTCCAACCGGAGACCCAGCTCGACAGTTCCGACATCACCGTCTACGCCGTTCTCGGTACCAACGCCGCATCGCGCGAGCTCGGCGTGGTGCTCGACAGCTCTTCCAGGCCCGGCCGAATCAATCACGTTGCGTACCGACTCGACACTCGGCAGGCTCTCCTCGATGCCGCCCCGGCCCTTACTGCCGGCGGAGTGCGCATTGAGCACGGTCCGAGCACCCACCTCGAATACGGTCCGAGCATCCATGTGCTCGGCGAACAGAACTACCTCTACGTTCGCGAACCGAGCGGCCTGCGCGTGGAGCTGACCACCGGCGGGTTTCTTCCGGCGGTGCCTGACCGCACCCCTGCCCTCTGGCGGCCTTCCCCCGGCCCCGGCAACTTCTACCTGAATGCCCGCATGCCGCTGTCTATGACTGAGGGTTTTCCACCGGATGGCTCCCCCACCGCAACCGAGGAGGGACTGGTTCCCGGCACGGAGACGCGCCTTGTGCCTCCGATCATCCCCCGCCGAATGCACTGA
- a CDS encoding NRAMP family divalent metal transporter, which yields MVTTVPPVQEKRRKPRSQHRGALLGAMFLMATSAVGPGFIVQTTNFTVQLGAAFAFAILVSILVDIAVQLNVWRVIGVSGKRAQELANTVLPGAGWFLAALICLGGLVFNVGNIAGAGLGLNVLLGIDARLGGILSAVVAIAIFLSKRAGLALDKIVVVLGAVMIILVAYVAIVSQPPLGEAIKNAVIPENIDFLIITTLIGGTIGGYITYAGAHRMIDTGISGKENVREITRSSILGIIITGVIRVLLFLAILGVVAGGVALTSDNLAAEAFQSAAGDLGFRLFGVILWAASITSVIGAAYTSISFVTTSKTSPRVRSLATCAFIAVSTVIYSFIGQAPATLLIMAGAVNGLILPVGFAVILWVAWRRRDLLGGYVYPKGLLIIGVLAWLLTLFLGYQSLGGLAKLWV from the coding sequence ATGGTCACCACGGTTCCTCCCGTCCAGGAAAAGCGACGCAAGCCCCGCAGCCAGCACCGCGGTGCGCTACTCGGCGCCATGTTCCTCATGGCAACGAGCGCCGTCGGTCCCGGCTTCATCGTGCAGACCACGAACTTCACGGTTCAGCTCGGCGCCGCGTTCGCATTCGCCATCCTGGTATCGATCCTCGTCGACATCGCCGTGCAGCTCAACGTGTGGCGGGTCATCGGAGTGAGCGGGAAGCGCGCACAGGAGCTGGCCAACACGGTCCTGCCCGGTGCCGGCTGGTTCCTCGCCGCACTCATCTGCCTCGGCGGGCTCGTCTTCAATGTTGGCAACATCGCCGGAGCCGGCCTCGGCCTCAACGTGCTGCTGGGCATCGACGCGCGTCTCGGCGGAATCCTCTCGGCCGTCGTCGCCATTGCCATCTTCCTCAGCAAGCGCGCCGGCCTCGCCCTCGACAAGATCGTCGTCGTGCTCGGCGCCGTGATGATCATCCTGGTTGCCTACGTGGCCATCGTGTCGCAGCCGCCACTGGGTGAAGCGATCAAGAATGCGGTCATTCCCGAGAACATCGACTTTCTCATCATCACCACCCTGATCGGTGGCACGATCGGCGGGTACATCACCTACGCCGGTGCACACCGCATGATCGACACGGGTATTTCCGGCAAGGAAAACGTTCGCGAAATCACGCGCAGCTCCATTCTCGGCATCATCATCACCGGTGTCATCCGCGTTCTGCTCTTCCTCGCCATCCTCGGCGTGGTCGCCGGCGGCGTGGCGCTCACGAGCGATAACCTCGCGGCCGAAGCCTTCCAGTCCGCAGCGGGCGACCTCGGCTTCCGGCTGTTTGGAGTCATCCTCTGGGCAGCGTCGATCACCTCGGTGATCGGTGCCGCATATACGTCGATCTCCTTTGTCACCACCTCGAAGACCTCGCCGCGCGTGCGCAGTCTCGCGACGTGCGCATTCATCGCCGTCTCGACCGTCATCTACTCCTTCATCGGCCAGGCACCGGCAACGCTGCTCATCATGGCTGGCGCAGTCAACGGTCTGATCCTGCCCGTGGGCTTCGCCGTCATCCTCTGGGTGGCGTGGCGCCGGCGCGATCTGCTCGGCGGGTACGTGTATCCCAAGGGGCTCCTGATCATCGGCGTGCTCGCCTGGCTGCTCACGCTCTTCCTCGGCTACCAGTCCCTCGGTGGCCTCGCAAAGCTCTGGGTCTAG